A stretch of DNA from Candidatus Bathyarchaeota archaeon:
AAGGTTTGATAGAGATCTATAGTTTACCACATCTGTACCATAATAGAGAAGAAGCTAGATGGTTTGTAAAATCTTTCTTTGATTATCACCACATAAAAATCGTGAAGCATAAGGAAAGAATAATAGGTGTATTATTCTGGAACGTTGTCGAAGAGAAACATCATGGATTAGTCGAGGTTCGTGATTTCTGGATCGATGAGAGTTTTAGAAGGAGAGGCCTAGGAGAAAGATTTCTTCGAATGGTTATTAAGGACATAAAGCGATTTTTTGCCAAGGACAATTCTACGCTTCGGAAAGTCATAGTTACTACGGGCAGTGATAATATTCCAGCAAAGAGGCTCTATGAAAAAGTTGGCTTTCAAAAAGCTGCAGCTATAGCAGACTTATTCGCTCTAGGAGAGACTGAACTCTTTTATGTTTTGACACTTAACCCTTAAGAGAACAGTAATGAAAGAAAAGGTTCGAGAATGGTATGATACTCATGCTGAGTATGAATGGCTAAGGCTTTTCCAGGATGGCTACCATCAGCTTGAATATCTTGTGACAATGCATTTTCTACAGAAGTATCTTCCAAAGACTGGCTTGGTTTTGGACGCTGGAGGTGGACCTGGGCGATACACAATTGAACTAGCCAAAAAAGGCTACAAGGTCGTTCTTTTGGACTTGTCGCCAAAATGCCTTGAAATCGCGAAAAAGGAAGTAAAAAAAGCTGGTGTGGAAGATATGGTTAGGGCGATTGTGGAAGGGTCCATCACCGATCTGTCGAGATTTGGAAATGAGCTTTTCGATGCTGTGCTCTGTCTCGGGGGACCGTTATCTCATCTTCTTGAAAGGTCAGAAAGAGAGCGAGCGACAAGCGAGCTTGCGCGAGTGGCAAAGAAAAAAGCACCCCTATTCATCTCAGTATTCAATCGATATGGCGTGTTTAGTGTCGTCTTGTCTGCTCATCCAGAAGATTTGACTGACTCGTTTTATAAGGAAATGTTCACAGAAGGGATCCATAGGGTTCATACGCGATTTGGATCATTCCCGGACGCTTATTTCTTCCTTCCAAACGAATTAAAAGAGTTGCTGGAGAACAACGGATTACAAACTATCACGTTGGCGTCATGTGAGGGATTATCAGCGCATCTAGAAGAAGCCACAAACGAGCTTCACGGAAATAGAGAAAAGTGGAGACGATGGTTGAAGATTCTTTTGCAGACGTGCACTGACCACTCTCTAATCGGTATTGGAAACCATCTTCTTTATGTTGGACGAAAAGAAAGCATAAATGACCTCTAAAAGAGCGCGCGCGGCTAACCCACAATTTTCCAAATGCATGCATAGAAAAAAGGGGAGAGCTTTAGATTTTTTTTAGCAAATAAAGCGACGCTTCTGCCATTCCATTAATGCCTCAGCTTTTTTGCATTCTGCATTCAGCAAAGCATTTCTGATTTCTCTCTGAGAATCGTGATAGACGTTTACAGGTGCAACTGCGTGGGCGGATTTTTCCTGTTCGATTGAAGACAAAGGAAACTTCGCGTCCGCTCTTAATAGTCTAAGCACTATTCTTTTCATTTTACCTAGACCTAATCCCCTTTTCAGCTTCTCTTCATGCTTCTGCACTTTTATCACGATTCTTAATAATGAGCTTTCGTCCATAATTGTGTGTCTGAACAATATCCAAATACAAAACGAAAAACTTATTAAAAGTCGAATGTTGTTCAATATCATGAAGAACATAAAACCCAAACTAATCAGACTGTTCAAAGAAGGCTACTGCACTCCACAAATAGCAAGAATAGCCAGAAAAATAAACGAACCTTCCACTACTATTCACTACAACATCAAGAAGCTGGAAAATGAAGGGGCAATAAGAACTTACAAAGCTGTCTTTGACTACAAGAAAATCGATGAAGGATTTTGCGCATATATGCTCATCGCTTTATCCCCTGCTGAATATATTACTCCTGAAAAAATGGCAAGGAATCTAGCTAAACACAAGGAAGTTGAAAGTGCAGACCTTGTGGCTGGAGATTGGGAGTTGATCATAAAAATTAGAACAAAAGATCAAGATGAGTATTATGACTTCATTAGAGACGTTGTTTCCAAAGAAGAAGGCCTTCAGAAGAGTAAGTCCATGATTTCGCTAAAACAAATCAAAACAGAGTTTGTCTCATTGTAACATTCGATTGCGAGCACACTGATCACCCTCAATTAAGGTCCTCCTCAAGCCTATTCTTCGGTGACTTTGCATACCTTCTAAGAAAGGGATACGATTGAAGCGAATATTATACACAAAGGAACGATGATAATGCATGCAAAACCTTCTTGCTAAGACGTCCCGTAGGAATCAAAATGTGTTTGACTTCGAAAGGGCATTGGCAAATTAGGTCTTGCGTGCTTGTTTTGAAATGCTATAACTAGGCATATGCTTTGCTCTCTGTGATTTTTATTCCCCGCTTCCTCAACTCCTTTAAGAACGTAGAGAAGAACTCTTCGCTCATACCGATTCTTTCAGGAGGAACAACGCCTTTTTCTCTTATGACTTTTCTTAGAATTAACTGCGCAATGATTGATGCTGTATAAGCAGTGGTTCTTGCCATGGCTGTTATTCCTTTTCTTTCATCATATTGATCTAAAAGATGATAAGCGTAACTAACGTGCCTGCCACTTCTGACTCCTGAAACCTCAACTTTCATTGCCACGATATCTTTTACTCCGGGCATCAGGAGTTTCTGCCCAAGAAGTCTCGCGCTCAGCCTTCTCGGTGAAAGACTCACACCATTAACATCGATTAGTTCTTCATCGAAAAACCCTAAAGTCTTAAGCAACTCTATATTCTTTGCGTGTCCCGGGTATCGAAGCGTTTTCTCCCACATATCCTCCACATCTTTTACCGTGTGTAGTAAGGTTTTAAGCCCGTCCGTATAGAAGGCTTCAAGTCTCCCAACACCTGGAAACTCAACTTCTTCTAACCCGGTTAAAGCTTCAACATCAATTACCTTAGAATCTTTGATTATTCTCGCTTTTCTTGTATACTCGTCAATAACGCTGTCAACAGAAAATGTGATAGTGTAGCCCAAAGGAGGCACAGGTGTCGCTGGTAGACCACCAACCATTATGTGCACTGTTTGAGTTTCGTCAAGTCGTCTTATGGCGTGTCCAACAAGAATGTTGCTAATGCCGGGCGCTAAACCACAACTTGGGATTATAGTCGCATTTGCTCTTGCAGCCTCGTCGTTCAATGTTAAAGGGTTCTCGGGCATATATGAAACGTCCACTAAATCCTTTCCCGCGTCAACACATGCTTTTACTAAGCGATAGCCAAGGTCTCCTGGCAAAAACCCCATCACCAAATCGAAAGTTTCTAAAGCGTGCACCAATTCATTGTAGTTTGACGCGTTCAATTGAATCCCTGCAACATTGTCTTTGCCAATTCTCTTGGCAACCTCCTTGGCTCTCACCATGTTTTTATCTGCCACGAAAACTTCAACTGAACTCATGCTTTCAGCAAAATCTTGTGTAGCAACGGAACCTATGTTTCCGCAACCTAAGATAAGCGCTTTCATAAACTAGGAAAAGGCATCAACGTCAATAAAGCTTTCTGAATGTTAACTTGCATAAGAGGTGTAACATGCAGTTAAGCACGTCAACAAATAATTTATCGTGGTTCATTGCATGTATACAAGCTTGTTTCTGTGTTTGCTTCAAGATTGAATGGGTAAGTCAGTGAGTTTGTTGAGAGAGAAGATACTAGGGAGGTATTCGGTCTTATTGAGAGATTTGAAGAAACGCTTGCGAAAATAATCGAGGACTTGAATGTGAGAAAGATGAAGACTATAAGAGAATTCGCCACTAATTAGGAACAAAGAGTAGCTACTATGTTAAGGTCGAGGGAATTAAGGTTGGATGTTTTCGAGGCTATTCAAAAAAGGAAATCAGTTAGGTCATATAAGCCTACACCAGTTCCGGTTGATAAACTGAAGAAGATCTTGGAGGCGGCTAGACTAGCTCCTTCAGCAGGGAACACTCAGCCTTGGCACTTTATCGTAGTCACAGATCCAGATAAGAGAAGAAAGATCGCTAGGGGATGTAGATTTGGTCGTTTTTTGGCAGAGTCACCTGTGGTTATTGTTGGATGCGGCAATCAGAGGGCTTCCCCGCGTTGGTATGCCATTGATACATGCATTGCCATGGAGAACCTCGTGTTAGCCGCCACTGGCGAAGGATTTGGAACATGCTGGATAGGTTTCTTTAATGAAAAAGAGATTAGAGAAATGTTGAAAATACCTGGCCGTCTGGAGGTCGTGGCGCTATTGGCTTTAGGCTATCCAAGAGAGAAGCTGGATATCTCAGCTAAGCTGGCTCACTTGATAAGGCCTAGGAAGAAATTGAGGAAAATAGTCCACGTCGAAGAGTATGGCAAAAAGTTTCCGGATTCCTCATAAAATGTTTGCAAGCACACACAACTTATATTGAATCCGTTCGATATTTTGAGTTAACGGTGATATTAAGATGAGTAGAACAATTGAGAATTTGAAGGCTGCGTTTGCAGGTGAGTCACAAGCAAATC
This window harbors:
- a CDS encoding GNAT family N-acetyltransferase; this translates as MNMQIVDADKNDVEGLIEIYSLPHLYHNREEARWFVKSFFDYHHIKIVKHKERIIGVLFWNVVEEKHHGLVEVRDFWIDESFRRRGLGERFLRMVIKDIKRFFAKDNSTLRKVIVTTGSDNIPAKRLYEKVGFQKAAAIADLFALGETELFYVLTLNP
- a CDS encoding nitroreductase encodes the protein MLRSRELRLDVFEAIQKRKSVRSYKPTPVPVDKLKKILEAARLAPSAGNTQPWHFIVVTDPDKRRKIARGCRFGRFLAESPVVIVGCGNQRASPRWYAIDTCIAMENLVLAATGEGFGTCWIGFFNEKEIREMLKIPGRLEVVALLALGYPREKLDISAKLAHLIRPRKKLRKIVHVEEYGKKFPDSS
- a CDS encoding class I SAM-dependent methyltransferase; amino-acid sequence: MKEKVREWYDTHAEYEWLRLFQDGYHQLEYLVTMHFLQKYLPKTGLVLDAGGGPGRYTIELAKKGYKVVLLDLSPKCLEIAKKEVKKAGVEDMVRAIVEGSITDLSRFGNELFDAVLCLGGPLSHLLERSERERATSELARVAKKKAPLFISVFNRYGVFSVVLSAHPEDLTDSFYKEMFTEGIHRVHTRFGSFPDAYFFLPNELKELLENNGLQTITLASCEGLSAHLEEATNELHGNREKWRRWLKILLQTCTDHSLIGIGNHLLYVGRKESINDL
- a CDS encoding saccharopine dehydrogenase family protein, with the protein product MKALILGCGNIGSVATQDFAESMSSVEVFVADKNMVRAKEVAKRIGKDNVAGIQLNASNYNELVHALETFDLVMGFLPGDLGYRLVKACVDAGKDLVDVSYMPENPLTLNDEAARANATIIPSCGLAPGISNILVGHAIRRLDETQTVHIMVGGLPATPVPPLGYTITFSVDSVIDEYTRKARIIKDSKVIDVEALTGLEEVEFPGVGRLEAFYTDGLKTLLHTVKDVEDMWEKTLRYPGHAKNIELLKTLGFFDEELIDVNGVSLSPRRLSARLLGQKLLMPGVKDIVAMKVEVSGVRSGRHVSYAYHLLDQYDERKGITAMARTTAYTASIIAQLILRKVIREKGVVPPERIGMSEEFFSTFLKELRKRGIKITESKAYA
- a CDS encoding Lrp/AsnC family transcriptional regulator, with the protein product MLFNIMKNIKPKLIRLFKEGYCTPQIARIARKINEPSTTIHYNIKKLENEGAIRTYKAVFDYKKIDEGFCAYMLIALSPAEYITPEKMARNLAKHKEVESADLVAGDWELIIKIRTKDQDEYYDFIRDVVSKEEGLQKSKSMISLKQIKTEFVSL